The following are encoded together in the Zingiber officinale cultivar Zhangliang chromosome 8A, Zo_v1.1, whole genome shotgun sequence genome:
- the LOC122009917 gene encoding B2 protein-like, with product MEAQRNFRDQASFLQFSDQLRLQTSGLANLSIGDSIWSDSFVKQQPLNSNSPSDLNGGWKSAFGGSQKLAFGTSNYGVNRYNNADNGKSADAGGNKSLSYFGSGNYNDGGNGGVIKNYFDNMAVNKPANKLVGGNGKKGIANSNDGSNGKKKKNSNNNNSSSNNNNKEAAVDKRFKTLPPSEALPRNEAIGGYIFVCNNDTMEENLRRQLFGLPSRYRDSVRAITPGLPLFLYNYSTHQLHGIFESASFGGTNIDPTAWEDRKGPGESRFPAQVRVVTRKVYEPLEEDAFRPILHHYDGPKFRLELNVEEALKLLDVFAQQDA from the exons ATGGAGGCTCAGAGGAATTTCCGTGATCAGGCGTCGTTTTTGCAGTTCAGCGATCAGCTACGGCTGCAGACCTCGGGTCTAGCCAATCTCTCCATTGGGGACAGCATCTGGAGCGACTCCTTCGTCAAGCAGCAACCACTCAACTCCAATTCTCCTTCTGATCTCAACGGCGGGTGGAAGTCCGCGTTCGGAGGCTCCCAGAAGCTCGCCTTTGGCACCAGCAACTACGGCGTCAATCGGTACAACAACGCCGACAACGGTAAGAGCGCCGATGCCGGAGGCAATAAGAGTTTGAGTTATTTCGGCAGCGGAAATTACAACGATGGTGGGAACGGTGGGGTTATTAAGAATTATTTCGACAATATGGCCGTCAATAAGCCTGCTAATAAGCTGGTGGGAGGGAATGGGAAGAAGGGTATCGCTAATAGCAATGATGGAAGCAAcggtaagaagaaaaagaactcTAACAACAACAatagcagcagcaacaacaacaataaagaGGCGGCGGTTGACAAGAGGTTTAAGACGCTGCCACCATCGGAAGCTCTTCCAAGGAACGAGGCGATCGGGGGTTACATCTTCGTCTGTAACAACGACACCATGGAGGAAAACCTCCGGAGGCAGCTGTTTG GTCTTCCATCAAGATATAGGGATTCAGTACGAGCAATCACGCCAGGATTACCTCTTTTCCTCTACAATTACTCCACCCATCAGCTTCATGGAATCTTTGAG TCAGCTAGCTTTGGAGGAACTAACATTGATCCCACCGCATGGGAGGACAGGAAAGGCCCTGGAGAATCCCGTTTCCCTGCTCAG GTAAGAGTCGTGACACGAAAGGTCTATGAGCCATTGGAAGAGGATGCCTTCAGGCCCATACTTCACCACTACGATGGACCCAAGTTCCGGCTCGAACTCAATGTGGAAGAG GCATTGAAGCTCCTTGATGTCTTCGCCCAGCAGGATGCTTGA